The genomic stretch CAGAGTGGGCACATTACAAAACCGAGTGCTTATGCTGATGAGTGCTACGGCATGGGAACGCTACCAATTTTTTCTAGATGAATACCCCGACTTGTACAACCGCGTACCTCAAAAAATGATTGCTTCTTATTTAGGCATCACTCCCCAAGCGTTAAGCCGAATTAGAGGTGAGTGGGCAAGGTCAAAAAAATAAACACCACTGTATTTGTTAACCTATGTGAATGCACAGGTTTTGATTTAGGGAGATGTTTGCATCATAATTGAAAAGAAAATTATGATGAAGCACATTTTCATTTGGGCCCTTGCTCTACTTAGCACGCAAGCATCTTTTGCTCAACAAACCGTCAACACGGCTAGCTCTACTGTAAAATTTGAAATTTCCAATTGGTCTATAAAAACTGTAGAGGGCACTTTTAGCGGTATGACTGGGATTTTTAACCTGAATACTAACGACCTGGCAAACTCTAATTTTAATGTATGCATTGATGCGGCCACTATCAACACCGAAAATGAGCAACGTGATGAGCATCTTAAAACAGATGACTTTTTTGATGTAGAAAAATACCCAAACATTTGTTTTAAATCTACTTCGATTACAAAGTCCGATAATGGATACACAACCACCGGAACGCTCACCATGCATGGAGTTTCTAAAAAAGTAAACATCCCTTTTACATATAACAACAACACATTTACTGGTACCCTGGAAATTGACCGTACTGATTTTGGAGTTGGCTCTGATGGCGGCTTTATGGTTGGAGAGGAAGTTTCTCTGGAGATCATTTGTGTAGTGAAGTAATTATTAAAAAAAACTAAACCATGAATTCAAAAACGATAAACATCATCACCTGGGTATTGCAAGGAATAATGACCCTAGTATTCTTGATGGCAGGCGCCATGAAAGTGTTTACACCATTCGACCAATACGTAGAAACGATGCCTTATGCCGCTAAACTTTCTGCTGGAATCATCAAACTTATTGGCACTCTGGAAATTTTGGGCGCCATCGGGATGAGCCTCCCATTTTTGATCAAGAAATGGTATTTCCTTTCACCTTTGGCAGCTCTAGGTTTGGCAGCAACTATGATCGGTGCCATTGTAACACATGCAGGAAGAAATGAGCCTTTTGTAATGCAAATTGCCTTTTTCGCTATTCTTGTAATCATTGCATTTGTACGCAATAAGCAGATTAAAGCAGCGAGATAACTTCGGTTTCAAAATTCGCAAACTAATATTTACAACCTCTGTCAAAGTTTCAAGCTTCGGCAGAGGTTTTTTGTTTGCCCCTTTTTATTTCTTTTCTAATATCAAATTTCTTCCGCACACCAAAAAGTATACACCTTTCGAAAATGTGTATAACACGGTAAGCTGCATCTGCACTCATCTTTGTATCAACAAAATAAAACAGAGATGAATACTACAAATCCATTTGGCAAAAAAGGCTGGACGCCTGATAGAATAAAAGACTTAAGCGGTAAAACATTTGTAATTACCGGAACTACCAGCGGTACCGGATTTGAAGCCGCACGCATTCTACTTTCTAAAAATGCCCGAGTAGTGATGCTGAACCGCAATCCTCAAAAAGCTTCTGACACCACGGCACAACTCAAAAAAATACTTGGAAATAGAATTGATGTCATCAACATTACTATGGACTTGGGTGTGCAAGCTTCTGTAAAAAAGGCTGCTACCGAAGTGTTGGAAAAAGTAGGTCGCATTGATGCCTTAATGTGCAACGGTGCCATTGCTCAAGTGCCCAAGCAACAAATCACAAAAGATGGCTGGGAAAGCCAAATGGGGGTGAATTTTTTCGGGCATTTCACCTTGCAAGCTTTGTTATTTCCATTGATTGAAAAATCTAACGGACGCATCGTAACCGTAGGAAGTTTAGGCTATGACATGGGCATTAAAGCCATTAAATTTGATGACTTAAATTGGGACAAAGACTACACGCCGAACGATGCTTATAGCCAAAGTAAGCTCGCGCAAATCATGACCCTTTACGAACTGCAAGACCGATTAGCTGCCGCAGGAAAAATGGGGGTTAAAGCTTATGCCTGTCACCCAGGTTCTTCTAGGACATCGCTCATCAGCACCAGCGGAAGCTTTATGATGAAAATGATTTTTGGCCTGATGAAACTATCTCCACTAACGCAACCAGCAGAAAATGGCGCTTATCCTGAATTGATGTGTGCTACCGAACCTGAGTTAGACCAATCTGCTTTTTACGGCCCCACCGGCCGAAGCAATTGGGTGGGTCCTGTAGGGCCGCACGAACTAAAACCTCACGCCAAGGATAAAGTGGCCGCTAACAAATTGTGGGAACTTGCGGAAAAAGAAACAGGCGTAAGTTGGAATGTATAAATTGAGAACCTTTTAACACAGAACATCATGGACATATTAAAAGCAGCCACCGATTGGGCCAAAGCCGAACTTGTTTCCACGCCATTTTTTGTGCTAGCAGGTGTGATTTTTCTAGCAGCCAGCCTTGGGTTTTGGCAAGTGGGTAAAACCGATTTAGCCAAAGCGTACATCATTCCCACCTTAGTGGCCGGCACCTTATTGGTGATTATTGGCCTCGGGCTTTTCTTTACCAATAAATCTAGAGTCACTCAATTTGAAACCGCTTACCAAGAAAACGCGTTAACCTTTGTAGATGCAGAGTTAGAACGAGCCGAAGCCACATTGAAGGAATACAAAAACGTGGTTTTCACTGGAATTCCTATCATCATTGTCATTTGTGCTGCTGTACTTTTCTTTGTCAACGCCCCCGTTTGGCGCGCCAGCATGATTACCACTATCGCGATGCTTTCGGTGATTCTATTTATAGATGGATTGGCACATGCGCGCATTGATGCCTACAAGCAGCAATTAGTACAGGCAAAACAAGAATTGAACACATAAGATGCAACACTTTAAAACACTTTCGGCTTATCTCGAATATTTGGAATTGCCTCGTCCAGAGCACCCCATGATTAGCGTATTTACCGCCATGGGCGATGGTTTTTTGCCCTGCCCAAAAGCGAGCTCGCCCCCCATTACGAACGATTGCTACACTATCAGTTTTAAAAAGTTTGTGACAGGTGAGTTAAGCTATGGCCGTACCAAATACGATTTTACCAACGGAGCTTTGTTTTTTATCGCGCCAAGACAAGTGTTGCAGTGGAATGATGCAGCAGTGTTTGAGCAAAAAGGCTTTTCCATCAACTTTCACGAAGATTTTTTGAAAGGAACTGAACTGGCGCATCAGATTAAAAAATATGGTTTCTTCTCCTATTCGGCCAACGAAGCCCTGCACCTTTCGCCCAAAGAAGAAAAGCAGATCGAAGCCATCGTGCAGAGTATAGACATGGAATACCAAAACAATCAAGATGAGTTTAGCAAAGACATTATTCTTTCACAGTTAAGCACGCTTTTTAAATATGCCAATCGCTTTTACGAACGTCAGTTTATCAACCGTAAGGAACTTTCAAATAATTTATTGGAGCAGTTTAACCAGAAGCTTGAAGAATATTTTGACTCAGGGAAGCTACAAGAAAACGGCATTCCGAGCATTGAGCAAATGGCCGAAAGCTTGTCGGTTTCGCAGCGCTACCTGAGCGACACCCTAAAAAAAGAAACCGGCAAAACCAGCACTGAGCATCTGCAATTGTATTTGATAGACGAAGCCAAAAACAAACTGCTAGACCCCAACAAAAGTGTAGCCGAAGTAGCTTACGCTTTGGGCTTTGAGTACCCGCCTTATTTTTCGCGCTTATTTAAAAAGAAAGAAGGCATTAGCCCTACGGAGTATAGAGAGAAGTACAGCATGAATTAGATTTCAATGCAACTTTCCCTATTCATCACTTTTACATATCGGTAATTATAGATATATTTGCATCATGGAAATACGAACTGCTACTGAAATTGGGAAATGTCTTTCAAACCAAACGCGTATGCAAA from Owenweeksia hongkongensis DSM 17368 encodes the following:
- a CDS encoding SDR family oxidoreductase, which translates into the protein MNTTNPFGKKGWTPDRIKDLSGKTFVITGTTSGTGFEAARILLSKNARVVMLNRNPQKASDTTAQLKKILGNRIDVINITMDLGVQASVKKAATEVLEKVGRIDALMCNGAIAQVPKQQITKDGWESQMGVNFFGHFTLQALLFPLIEKSNGRIVTVGSLGYDMGIKAIKFDDLNWDKDYTPNDAYSQSKLAQIMTLYELQDRLAAAGKMGVKAYACHPGSSRTSLISTSGSFMMKMIFGLMKLSPLTQPAENGAYPELMCATEPELDQSAFYGPTGRSNWVGPVGPHELKPHAKDKVAANKLWELAEKETGVSWNV
- a CDS encoding helix-turn-helix domain-containing protein: MQHFKTLSAYLEYLELPRPEHPMISVFTAMGDGFLPCPKASSPPITNDCYTISFKKFVTGELSYGRTKYDFTNGALFFIAPRQVLQWNDAAVFEQKGFSINFHEDFLKGTELAHQIKKYGFFSYSANEALHLSPKEEKQIEAIVQSIDMEYQNNQDEFSKDIILSQLSTLFKYANRFYERQFINRKELSNNLLEQFNQKLEEYFDSGKLQENGIPSIEQMAESLSVSQRYLSDTLKKETGKTSTEHLQLYLIDEAKNKLLDPNKSVAEVAYALGFEYPPYFSRLFKKKEGISPTEYREKYSMN
- a CDS encoding YceI family protein, producing MMKHIFIWALALLSTQASFAQQTVNTASSTVKFEISNWSIKTVEGTFSGMTGIFNLNTNDLANSNFNVCIDAATINTENEQRDEHLKTDDFFDVEKYPNICFKSTSITKSDNGYTTTGTLTMHGVSKKVNIPFTYNNNTFTGTLEIDRTDFGVGSDGGFMVGEEVSLEIICVVK
- a CDS encoding DoxX family protein; the encoded protein is MNSKTINIITWVLQGIMTLVFLMAGAMKVFTPFDQYVETMPYAAKLSAGIIKLIGTLEILGAIGMSLPFLIKKWYFLSPLAALGLAATMIGAIVTHAGRNEPFVMQIAFFAILVIIAFVRNKQIKAAR